The nucleotide window CAAGGCTCCAGGCAGTCCGAGAGCTGTCCTCTGCTTCCATAGGGTGAGCGAGGGGGTTCCACCCGTTAAAGTCGCCGGCCACAGCTACCGATCTTGCGGGGTTCATGGTTCGGTAGGAAAAGCGCACAGCTCGAAAGTCCTTG belongs to Calditrichota bacterium and includes:
- a CDS encoding isoamylase early set domain-containing protein, which produces KDFRAVRFSYRTMNPARSVAVAGDFNGWNPLAHPMEAEDSSRTAWSLVMPLREGRYRYKFVVDGSVWTHDPSAQSQELDPFGGFNSVVVVR